The Pan troglodytes isolate AG18354 chromosome 1, NHGRI_mPanTro3-v2.0_pri, whole genome shotgun sequence genome includes a region encoding these proteins:
- the ZNF644 gene encoding zinc finger protein 644 isoform X1 — MRSFLQQDVNKTKSRLNVLNGLANNMDDLKINTDITGAKEELLDDNNFISDKESGVHKPKDCQTSFQKNNTLTLPEELSKDKSENALSGGQSSLFIHAGAPTVSSENFILPKGAAVNGPVSHSSLTKTSNMNKGSVSLTTGQPVDQPTTESCSTLKVAADLQLSTPQKASQHQVLFLLSDVAHAKNPTHSNKKLPTSASVGCDIQNSVGSNIKSDGTLINQVEVGEDGEDLLVKDDCVNTVTGISSGTDGFRSENDTNWDPQKEFIQFLMTNEETVDKAPPHSKIGLEKKRKRKMDVSKITRYTEDCFSDSNCVPNKSKMQEVDFLEQNEELQAVDSQKYALSKVKPESTDEDLESVDAFQHLIYNPDKCGEESSPVHTSTFLSNTLKKKCEESDSESPATFSTEEPSFYPCTKCNVNFREKKHLHRHMMYHLDGNSHFRHLNVPRPYACRECGRTFRDRNSLLKHMIIHQERRQKLMEEIRELKELQDEGRSARLQCPQCVFGTNCPKTFVQHAKTHEKDKRYYCCEECNFMAVTENELECHRGIAHGAVVKCPMVTSDIAQRKTQKKTFMKDSVVGSSKKSATYICKMCPFTTSAKSVLKKHTEYLHSSSCVDSFGSPLGLDKRKNDILEEPVDSDSTKPLTKQQSTTFPKNSALKQDVKRTFGSTSQSSSFSKIHKRPHRIQKARKSIAQSGVNMCNQNSSPHKNVTIKSSVDQKPKYFHQAAKEKSNAKANSHYLYRHKYENYRMIKKSGESYPVHFKKEEASSLNSLHLFSSSSNSHNNFISDPHKPDTKRPESFKDHRRVAVKRVVKESKKESSVGGEDLDSYPDFLHKMTVVVLQKLNSAEKKDSYETEDESSWDNVELGDYTTQAIEDETYSDINQEHVNLFPLFKSKVEGQEPGENATLSYDQNDGFYFEYYEDAGSNNFLHEIHDPQHLETADASLSKHSSVFHWTDLSLEKKSCPYCPATFETGVGLSNHVRGHLHRAGLSYEARHVVSPEQIATSDKMQHFKRTGTGTPVKRVRKAIEKSETTSEHTCQLCGGWFDTKIGLSNHVRGHLKRLGKTKWDAHKSPICVLNEMMQNEEKYEKILKALNSRRIIPRPFVAQKLASSDDFISQNVIPLEAYRNGLKTEALSVSASEEEGLNFLNEYDETKPELPSGKKNQSLTLIELLKNKRMGEERNSAISPQKIHNQTARKRFVQKCVLPLNEDSPLMYQPQKMDLTMHSGMPVKLRTCVHCNTTFTSAVSLSNHLRAYARKKSAGLLTGTALDCKQKKSRSRSGSKKKMLTLPHGADEVYILRCRFCGLVFRGPLSVQEDWIKHLQRHIVNANLPRTGAGMVEVTSLLKKPASITETSFSLLMAEAAS, encoded by the exons acTAAATGTGTTAAATGGGCTTGCCAACAATATGGATGATTTGAAGATAAACACCGATATTACTGGTGCTAAAGAAGAACTCCTAGATGACAACAATTTTATCTCAGACAAAGAGAGCGGAGTTCATAAGCCAAAAGATTGTCAAAcatcatttcagaaaaataatacattgaCTCTGCCTGAAGAACTGTCAAAGGACAAATCTGAAAACGCCTTAAGTGGAGGCCAGTCTAGTCTATTTATACATGCTGGTGCTCCTACTGTTTCTAGTGAAAACTTTATCTTGCCTAAAGGAGCTGCTGTTAATGGACCAGTTTCACACTCCTCCTTAACTAAGACTTCCAATATGAATAAAGGCAGTGTTTCATTAACCACTGGACAGCCTGTGGATCAGCCAACAACAGAATCTTGTTCAACTTTGAAGGTAGCAGCTGATCTTCAGCTGTCTACACCACAGAAAGCAAGTCAAcaccaagttttatttttgttatcagATGTAGCACATGCTAAGAATCCCACCCATTCCAATAAAAAACTACCTACCTCTGCTTCAGTTGGTTGTGACATTCAGAATTCAGTAGGGAGTAATATAAAGTCAGATGGCACTTTAATAAATCAAGTAGAGGTGGGTGAGGATGGTGAAGATTTATTGGTGAAAGATGATTGTGTCAATACAGTAACGGGAATTTCCTCAGGTACAGATGGATTTAGGTCAGAAAATGATACAAACTGGGATCCCCAAAAAGAGTTCATTCAATTTCTTATGACTAATGAGGAAACAGTAGATAAAGCTCCACCTCATTCTAAAATaggtctagaaaaaaaaagaaagcgaaAAATGGATGTAAGCAAGATAACTCGTTATACCGAGGATTGCTTTAGTGATTCTAATTGTGTACCCAATAAATCAAAAATGCAAGAAGTAGACTTTCTAGAACAAAATGAAGAGCTACAAGCAGTAGACTCACAGAAATATGCATTATCAAAAGTGAAGCCTGAATCAACTGATGAAGACTTAGAATCTGTGGATGCCTTCCAACATCTAATTTATAACCCAGATAAGTGTGGAGAAGAGAGTTCACCTGTTCATACTAGCACTTTTCTTTCAAAtaccttaaaaaagaaatgtgaagagAGTGATTCTGAGTCACCTGCTACTTTCAGTACCGAAGAGCCATCATTCTACCCCTGTACAAAGTGCAATGTGAATTTTAGGGAGAAGAAGCACCTCCACAGGCATATGATGTATCATTTAGATGGGAATAGTCACTTTCGCCATCTTAATGTCCCAAGGCCATATGCTTGTAGAGAATGTGGACGGACATTTCGAGATCGCAATTCACTTCTAAAACATATGATTATTCACCAGGAGAGAAGACAGAAGTTGATGGAGGAAATTCGTGAATTGAAAGAACTTCAGGATGAAGGAAGAAGTGCACGATTACAGTGTCCTCAGTGTGTGTTTGGTACCAATTGCCCTAAAACATTTGTGCAACATGCTAAAACCCATGAAAAAGATAAAAGGTACTACTGCTGTGAAGAGTGTAACTTCATGGCAGTGACAGAAAATGAATTGGAATGCCATCGAGGCATTGCACATGGGGCAGTGGTAAAATGCCCTATGGTCACTTCTGATATTGCccagagaaaaacacaaaaaaagacttTCATGAAAGACTCTGTAGTAGGATCATCCAAAAAATCAGCTACCTACATATGTAAGATGTGTCCTTTTACTACTTCAGccaaaagtgttttaaaaaagcaCACGGAGTACTTGCATTCATCATCATGTGTTGATTCATTTGGTAGTCCTCTTGgacttgataaaagaaaaaatgacatcCTTGAAGAACCTGTAGATAGTGATAGCACTAAACCATTAACTAAACAACAGTCAACCACGTTTCCAAAGAACTCTGCTTTAAAACAAGATGTGAAGCGAACATTTGGATCAACCTCACAATCAAGTAGTTTTTCAAAAATTCATAAGCGGCCACACAGAATACAGAAAGCTCGGAAAAGCATTGCCCAATCAGGTGTAAACATGTGCAATCAAAACAGCTCTCCTCATAAGAATGTTACAATTAAAAGCAGCGTTGACCAAAAACCTAAGTATTTCCAtcaagcagcaaaagaaaagtctAATGCCAAGGCAAATAGCCACTATTTGTATAGACACAAATATGAAAACTATAGGATGATCAAAAAATCAGGTGAATCATATCCTGTgcatttcaaaaaagaagaagctaGTTCATTAAATTCTTTACACCTGTTTTCATCATCAagtaattctcacaacaatttTATTTCAGACCCTCATAAGCCTGACACCAAAAGGCCTGAAAGCTTCAAAGATCACAGACGTGTAGCTGTAAAGAGAGTAGTTAAGGAATCTAAGAAGGAAAGTTCTGTTGGAGGGGAAGACTTGGATAGCTATCCGGATTTTTTGCATAAAATGACTGTTGTCGTTTTGCAAAAACTTAATTCTGCTGAAAAGAAAGATAGTTATGAAACAGAAGATGAAAGTTCCTGGGATAATGTTGAGTTAGGAGACTACACTACACAGGCCATAGAAGATGAAACCTATAGTGATATTAATCAAGAGCATGTAAATTTATTCCCTTTATTTAAGAGCAAAGTGGAAGGTCAGGAGCCTGGAGAAAATGCTACTCTTAGTTATGACCAAAACGATGGCTTTTATTTTGAATACTATGAAGATGCTGGAAGTAACAACTTTTTGCATGAGATACATGATCCTCAGCATTTAGAAACTGCAGACGCTTCATTGTCAAAGCATAGTTCTGTTTTTCATTGGACTGATTTGTCTCTTGAGAAGAAATCGTGTCCTTATTGCCCAGCAACATTTGAAACAGGTGTTGGGTTATCAAATCATGTCCGGGGGCATCTTCACAGAGCAGGATTAAGCTATGAAGCCCGTCATGTTGTATCACCAGAACAAATAGCCACAAGTGACAAAATGCAGCATTTCAAAAGAACTGGCACAGGAACACCTGTTAAACGAGTTAGAAAAG ctaTAGAGAAGTCTGAAACCACTTCTGAACACACTTGTCAGCTCTGTGGTGGTTGGTTTGATACTAAAATTGGATTATCAAATCATGTTAGAGGCCACTTGAAAAGACTTGGAAAGACGAAATGGGATGCTCACAAATCTCCAATCTGTGTTCTGAATGAGATgatgcaaaatgaagaaaaatacgaaaaaatcttaaaggcattGAACAGTCGTCGTATTATTCCCAGACCATTTGTAGCTCAAAAACTTGCATCAAGTGATGACTTTATATCTCAAAATGTTATACCTCTTGAAGCATACCGTAATGGCCTAAAGACTGAAGCTCTGTCAGTGTCTGCATCAGAAGAAGAAGGGCTGAATTTCTTAAATGAATATGATGAAACAAAACCAGAACTGCCCAGTGGGAAAAAGAATCAGTCTCTTACACTCATagaacttcttaaaaataaaaggatgggagAAGAAAGGAATTCTGCTATTTCTCCTCAAAAGATCCATAATCAGACAGCAAGAAAGAGATTCGTTCAGAAATGCGTTCTTCCATTAAATGAGGATAGTCCGTTGATGTATCAGCCACAAAAAATGGACTTGACTATGCACTCAG GTATGCCTGTGAAGCTTAGAACATGTGTGCATTGCAATACGACGTTTACAAGTGCTGTTAGCCTGTCCAACCACTTACGCGCTTATGCACGAAAGAAGAGTGCTGGACTTTTGACTGGTACAG
- the ZNF644 gene encoding zinc finger protein 644 isoform X3, producing MRSFLQQDVNKTKSRLNVLNGLANNMDDLKINTDITGAKEELLDDNNFISDKESGVHKPKDCQTSFQKNNTLTLPEELSKDKSENALSGGQSSLFIHAGAPTVSSENFILPKGAAVNGPVSHSSLTKTSNMNKGSVSLTTGQPVDQPTTESCSTLKVAADLQLSTPQKASQHQVLFLLSDVAHAKNPTHSNKKLPTSASVGCDIQNSVGSNIKSDGTLINQVEVGEDGEDLLVKDDCVNTVTGISSGTDGFRSENDTNWDPQKEFIQFLMTNEETVDKAPPHSKIGLEKKRKRKMDVSKITRYTEDCFSDSNCVPNKSKMQEVDFLEQNEELQAVDSQKYALSKVKPESTDEDLESVDAFQHLIYNPDKCGEESSPVHTSTFLSNTLKKKCEESDSESPATFSTEEPSFYPCTKCNVNFREKKHLHRHMMYHLDGNSHFRHLNVPRPYACRECGRTFRDRNSLLKHMIIHQERRQKLMEEIRELKELQDEGRSARLQCPQCVFGTNCPKTFVQHAKTHEKDKRYYCCEECNFMAVTENELECHRGIAHGAVVKCPMVTSDIAQRKTQKKTFMKDSVVGSSKKSATYICKMCPFTTSAKSVLKKHTEYLHSSSCVDSFGSPLGLDKRKNDILEEPVDSDSTKPLTKQQSTTFPKNSALKQDVKRTFGSTSQSSSFSKIHKRPHRIQKARKSIAQSGVNMCNQNSSPHKNVTIKSSVDQKPKYFHQAAKEKSNAKANSHYLYRHKYENYRMIKKSGESYPVHFKKEEASSLNSLHLFSSSSNSHNNFISDPHKPDTKRPESFKDHRRVAVKRVVKESKKESSVGGEDLDSYPDFLHKMTVVVLQKLNSAEKKDSYETEDESSWDNVELGDYTTQAIEDETYSDINQEHVNLFPLFKSKVEGQEPGENATLSYDQNDGFYFEYYEDAGSNNFLHEIHDPQHLETADASLSKHSSVFHWTDLSLEKKSCPYCPATFETGVGLSNHVRGHLHRAGLSYEARHVVSPEQIATSDKMQHFKRTGTGTPVKRVRKAIEKSETTSEHTCQLCGGWFDTKIGLSNHVRGHLKRLGKTKWDAHKSPICVLNEMMQNEEKYEKILKALNSRRIIPRPFVAQKLASSDDFISQNVIPLEAYRNGLKTEALSVSASEEEGLNFLNEYDETKPELPSGKKNQSLTLIELLKNKRMGEERNSAISPQKIHNQTARKRFVQKCVLPLNEDSPLMYQPQKMDLTMHSALDCKQKKSRSRSGSKKKMLTLPHGADEVYILRCRFCGLVFRGPLSVQEDWIKHLQRHIVNANLPRTGAGMVEVTSLLKKPASITETSFSLLMAEAAS from the exons acTAAATGTGTTAAATGGGCTTGCCAACAATATGGATGATTTGAAGATAAACACCGATATTACTGGTGCTAAAGAAGAACTCCTAGATGACAACAATTTTATCTCAGACAAAGAGAGCGGAGTTCATAAGCCAAAAGATTGTCAAAcatcatttcagaaaaataatacattgaCTCTGCCTGAAGAACTGTCAAAGGACAAATCTGAAAACGCCTTAAGTGGAGGCCAGTCTAGTCTATTTATACATGCTGGTGCTCCTACTGTTTCTAGTGAAAACTTTATCTTGCCTAAAGGAGCTGCTGTTAATGGACCAGTTTCACACTCCTCCTTAACTAAGACTTCCAATATGAATAAAGGCAGTGTTTCATTAACCACTGGACAGCCTGTGGATCAGCCAACAACAGAATCTTGTTCAACTTTGAAGGTAGCAGCTGATCTTCAGCTGTCTACACCACAGAAAGCAAGTCAAcaccaagttttatttttgttatcagATGTAGCACATGCTAAGAATCCCACCCATTCCAATAAAAAACTACCTACCTCTGCTTCAGTTGGTTGTGACATTCAGAATTCAGTAGGGAGTAATATAAAGTCAGATGGCACTTTAATAAATCAAGTAGAGGTGGGTGAGGATGGTGAAGATTTATTGGTGAAAGATGATTGTGTCAATACAGTAACGGGAATTTCCTCAGGTACAGATGGATTTAGGTCAGAAAATGATACAAACTGGGATCCCCAAAAAGAGTTCATTCAATTTCTTATGACTAATGAGGAAACAGTAGATAAAGCTCCACCTCATTCTAAAATaggtctagaaaaaaaaagaaagcgaaAAATGGATGTAAGCAAGATAACTCGTTATACCGAGGATTGCTTTAGTGATTCTAATTGTGTACCCAATAAATCAAAAATGCAAGAAGTAGACTTTCTAGAACAAAATGAAGAGCTACAAGCAGTAGACTCACAGAAATATGCATTATCAAAAGTGAAGCCTGAATCAACTGATGAAGACTTAGAATCTGTGGATGCCTTCCAACATCTAATTTATAACCCAGATAAGTGTGGAGAAGAGAGTTCACCTGTTCATACTAGCACTTTTCTTTCAAAtaccttaaaaaagaaatgtgaagagAGTGATTCTGAGTCACCTGCTACTTTCAGTACCGAAGAGCCATCATTCTACCCCTGTACAAAGTGCAATGTGAATTTTAGGGAGAAGAAGCACCTCCACAGGCATATGATGTATCATTTAGATGGGAATAGTCACTTTCGCCATCTTAATGTCCCAAGGCCATATGCTTGTAGAGAATGTGGACGGACATTTCGAGATCGCAATTCACTTCTAAAACATATGATTATTCACCAGGAGAGAAGACAGAAGTTGATGGAGGAAATTCGTGAATTGAAAGAACTTCAGGATGAAGGAAGAAGTGCACGATTACAGTGTCCTCAGTGTGTGTTTGGTACCAATTGCCCTAAAACATTTGTGCAACATGCTAAAACCCATGAAAAAGATAAAAGGTACTACTGCTGTGAAGAGTGTAACTTCATGGCAGTGACAGAAAATGAATTGGAATGCCATCGAGGCATTGCACATGGGGCAGTGGTAAAATGCCCTATGGTCACTTCTGATATTGCccagagaaaaacacaaaaaaagacttTCATGAAAGACTCTGTAGTAGGATCATCCAAAAAATCAGCTACCTACATATGTAAGATGTGTCCTTTTACTACTTCAGccaaaagtgttttaaaaaagcaCACGGAGTACTTGCATTCATCATCATGTGTTGATTCATTTGGTAGTCCTCTTGgacttgataaaagaaaaaatgacatcCTTGAAGAACCTGTAGATAGTGATAGCACTAAACCATTAACTAAACAACAGTCAACCACGTTTCCAAAGAACTCTGCTTTAAAACAAGATGTGAAGCGAACATTTGGATCAACCTCACAATCAAGTAGTTTTTCAAAAATTCATAAGCGGCCACACAGAATACAGAAAGCTCGGAAAAGCATTGCCCAATCAGGTGTAAACATGTGCAATCAAAACAGCTCTCCTCATAAGAATGTTACAATTAAAAGCAGCGTTGACCAAAAACCTAAGTATTTCCAtcaagcagcaaaagaaaagtctAATGCCAAGGCAAATAGCCACTATTTGTATAGACACAAATATGAAAACTATAGGATGATCAAAAAATCAGGTGAATCATATCCTGTgcatttcaaaaaagaagaagctaGTTCATTAAATTCTTTACACCTGTTTTCATCATCAagtaattctcacaacaatttTATTTCAGACCCTCATAAGCCTGACACCAAAAGGCCTGAAAGCTTCAAAGATCACAGACGTGTAGCTGTAAAGAGAGTAGTTAAGGAATCTAAGAAGGAAAGTTCTGTTGGAGGGGAAGACTTGGATAGCTATCCGGATTTTTTGCATAAAATGACTGTTGTCGTTTTGCAAAAACTTAATTCTGCTGAAAAGAAAGATAGTTATGAAACAGAAGATGAAAGTTCCTGGGATAATGTTGAGTTAGGAGACTACACTACACAGGCCATAGAAGATGAAACCTATAGTGATATTAATCAAGAGCATGTAAATTTATTCCCTTTATTTAAGAGCAAAGTGGAAGGTCAGGAGCCTGGAGAAAATGCTACTCTTAGTTATGACCAAAACGATGGCTTTTATTTTGAATACTATGAAGATGCTGGAAGTAACAACTTTTTGCATGAGATACATGATCCTCAGCATTTAGAAACTGCAGACGCTTCATTGTCAAAGCATAGTTCTGTTTTTCATTGGACTGATTTGTCTCTTGAGAAGAAATCGTGTCCTTATTGCCCAGCAACATTTGAAACAGGTGTTGGGTTATCAAATCATGTCCGGGGGCATCTTCACAGAGCAGGATTAAGCTATGAAGCCCGTCATGTTGTATCACCAGAACAAATAGCCACAAGTGACAAAATGCAGCATTTCAAAAGAACTGGCACAGGAACACCTGTTAAACGAGTTAGAAAAG ctaTAGAGAAGTCTGAAACCACTTCTGAACACACTTGTCAGCTCTGTGGTGGTTGGTTTGATACTAAAATTGGATTATCAAATCATGTTAGAGGCCACTTGAAAAGACTTGGAAAGACGAAATGGGATGCTCACAAATCTCCAATCTGTGTTCTGAATGAGATgatgcaaaatgaagaaaaatacgaaaaaatcttaaaggcattGAACAGTCGTCGTATTATTCCCAGACCATTTGTAGCTCAAAAACTTGCATCAAGTGATGACTTTATATCTCAAAATGTTATACCTCTTGAAGCATACCGTAATGGCCTAAAGACTGAAGCTCTGTCAGTGTCTGCATCAGAAGAAGAAGGGCTGAATTTCTTAAATGAATATGATGAAACAAAACCAGAACTGCCCAGTGGGAAAAAGAATCAGTCTCTTACACTCATagaacttcttaaaaataaaaggatgggagAAGAAAGGAATTCTGCTATTTCTCCTCAAAAGATCCATAATCAGACAGCAAGAAAGAGATTCGTTCAGAAATGCGTTCTTCCATTAAATGAGGATAGTCCGTTGATGTATCAGCCACAAAAAATGGACTTGACTATGCACTCAG